In Pseudoalteromonas shioyasakiensis, one DNA window encodes the following:
- a CDS encoding zinc-binding alcohol dehydrogenase family protein codes for MKAFGYTTATPTLSDSSLQAIELPDPVATGHDILVAVEAISVNPVDTKIRANVSPDSGYKVIGWDAVGTVKAVGDKVSLFNVGDRVFYAGDLTRQGSNAELQLVDERIVGLAPTSLSNSEAAALPLTSITAWELLFDRLQIEKSKNNKPASVLVIGAAGGVGSILVQLAKQLTNLTVVGTAAREESANWLKDLGVDHVLDHSKNLNEQRLAADLNEFDYVVSLTHTDQHLDSIIEVIKPQGKLALIDDPASFDILKLKRKSISLHWEFMYTRSMFQTDDMIVQHQLLSELATLVDNGTIKTTLGEHLGKINVANLIKAHGILESHKARGKLVLEGFE; via the coding sequence ATGAAAGCATTTGGATACACTACAGCAACCCCAACGTTATCTGACTCATCACTACAAGCGATTGAATTACCTGATCCCGTTGCCACAGGTCACGACATTCTTGTCGCCGTAGAAGCAATTTCAGTAAACCCTGTTGATACTAAAATTCGCGCCAATGTATCGCCAGACAGTGGCTACAAAGTTATTGGCTGGGATGCCGTGGGAACCGTTAAAGCTGTTGGCGACAAGGTTTCGTTATTTAATGTCGGTGATCGTGTGTTTTATGCTGGCGACTTAACGCGCCAAGGCAGTAATGCTGAGCTGCAACTTGTTGATGAACGCATTGTCGGTCTTGCACCAACAAGCCTTAGTAATAGTGAAGCAGCCGCCCTGCCCTTAACCAGTATCACCGCATGGGAGTTATTGTTTGACCGCTTACAGATTGAAAAATCTAAGAACAATAAGCCAGCCTCTGTATTAGTGATAGGTGCCGCCGGTGGTGTAGGCTCAATTTTAGTGCAGCTTGCCAAACAGCTTACCAATTTAACGGTTGTTGGTACCGCCGCACGAGAAGAAAGCGCCAACTGGCTTAAAGACTTAGGTGTTGATCATGTGCTTGATCATAGCAAAAACCTTAACGAGCAACGTCTTGCGGCCGACTTAAATGAATTTGATTACGTAGTGAGCTTAACGCACACCGACCAACATCTTGATAGCATTATAGAAGTGATCAAGCCACAAGGTAAATTGGCATTGATCGACGACCCTGCAAGCTTTGATATTTTAAAGTTAAAGCGTAAAAGTATTTCGTTGCATTGGGAGTTTATGTATACCCGCTCAATGTTCCAAACCGATGATATGATTGTCCAGCATCAGCTTCTTTCAGAGCTCGCGACCTTAGTGGATAACGGCACAATCAAAACAACATTGGGTGAGCATTTAGGTAAGATAAACGTAGCAAACCTTATTAAAGCCCATGGGATTTTAGAATCTCATAAAGCTCGCGGAAAGCTTGTATTGGAAGGGTTTGAATAG
- a CDS encoding helix-turn-helix domain-containing protein encodes MLNNDPVFIEALKKISVHQLTITEASEQYDIPKRVLYKAARQQQVKQNKQKAYLIATQKRLQQSLRNVEMELASFS; translated from the coding sequence ATGTTAAATAATGACCCCGTATTTATTGAAGCGCTGAAAAAAATTTCGGTTCATCAACTAACAATCACCGAAGCATCTGAGCAGTACGACATTCCTAAGCGTGTGTTATACAAAGCCGCACGACAGCAACAAGTTAAACAGAACAAACAAAAAGCGTATTTAATTGCCACTCAGAAGCGACTTCAACAAAGTCTACGTAATGTAGAAATGGAGTTAGCTAGCTTCAGCTAA
- the astB gene encoding N-succinylarginine dihydrolase: protein MHAVEVNFDGLVGPTHNYAGLSYGNVASLSHASSHSNPKEAVLQGLEKMKAMHELGLEQGIFAPHARPDINVLKRLGFTGSDSQIIEKAFNADPVLLRACYSASAMWTANAGTISPSVDTLDGKVHFTAANLNNKFHRSLEPVTTTALLKAMFNDERYFSHHTHLPDQGFFGDEGAANHNRLCDSHADAGLEIFVYGASSFNSALPKPVKFPARQSLEASQAIARLHELKPENQLFIQQNPDVIDQGVFHNDVIAVANGNVLLCHEQAFLHQADTLKQIKQAYLGNKPLHIIEVPTNKVSITDAVGSYLFNSQLITLSDDSMMLVAPKECQRNQAVHDYIQEMILADNPVQQVRFFDLRQSMQNGGGPACLRLRVALNTDELAAVNPGVRFSEEKYTQLVSWANKHYRDSLSSDDFADPMLLTESYQALDELTSLLNLGSVYPFQQE from the coding sequence ATGCACGCAGTAGAAGTAAACTTTGATGGCTTAGTGGGGCCTACTCACAATTACGCGGGATTATCGTATGGCAATGTCGCTTCACTAAGTCACGCCTCTTCGCATTCAAACCCTAAAGAGGCCGTACTACAAGGCCTTGAAAAAATGAAGGCGATGCACGAATTAGGACTAGAACAAGGTATTTTTGCACCTCATGCTCGCCCTGATATTAATGTGCTAAAGCGTTTAGGCTTTACAGGCAGCGATAGCCAAATTATTGAAAAAGCATTTAATGCCGACCCTGTTTTACTGCGAGCTTGTTACAGTGCATCGGCCATGTGGACAGCCAATGCTGGCACTATTTCGCCTTCAGTCGATACGCTTGATGGCAAAGTTCACTTTACGGCTGCTAACTTAAATAACAAATTTCACCGCTCGTTAGAACCCGTTACAACTACGGCTTTATTAAAAGCCATGTTTAACGATGAGCGTTACTTTAGCCATCATACACACTTACCTGATCAAGGTTTTTTTGGTGATGAAGGCGCCGCAAATCATAATCGATTATGCGACAGCCATGCAGATGCAGGGCTTGAGATCTTTGTTTATGGGGCAAGTAGTTTTAATAGCGCCTTACCAAAACCTGTTAAATTTCCTGCAAGACAATCTCTTGAAGCATCTCAAGCAATTGCTCGTTTACATGAGCTTAAGCCAGAAAATCAGTTATTTATTCAACAAAACCCAGATGTAATAGACCAAGGTGTCTTTCATAACGATGTAATCGCTGTGGCCAATGGCAATGTACTTTTATGCCACGAGCAAGCGTTTTTGCATCAAGCTGATACGCTAAAACAGATTAAACAAGCTTACCTAGGCAACAAGCCGCTACATATTATTGAAGTGCCAACCAATAAAGTGAGCATTACAGATGCTGTAGGAAGCTATTTATTTAATAGCCAATTAATTACCTTAAGTGATGACAGCATGATGCTGGTTGCACCTAAAGAGTGTCAGCGTAATCAAGCTGTTCACGATTACATTCAAGAAATGATTTTGGCAGATAACCCAGTTCAGCAAGTGCGCTTTTTTGACTTGCGCCAAAGCATGCAAAATGGCGGTGGCCCTGCTTGTTTACGTTTGCGTGTTGCACTCAATACTGACGAACTAGCCGCGGTCAATCCGGGTGTACGGTTCAGCGAAGAAAAATATACCCAATTAGTGAGTTGGGCAAATAAGCATTACCGTGACTCTTTAAGTAGTGACGACTTTGCCGATCCAATGCTTTTAACCGAAAGCTACCAGGCACTTGATGAGTTAACCAGCTTGCTTAACTTAGGCTCTGTGTATCCATTCCAACAAGAATAA
- a CDS encoding GNAT family N-acetyltransferase — MKIKAVHSIKGVSKSLNSLLIDSVASGASIGFIAPLSLQSAHDYWQGVDGDLATPYRRLYLALDGDTVIGSVQLSLCAKANGAHRGEVEKLMVHSEYQGKGIAKQLMNSLETDAHTLGIQLLVLDTRQGDTASYLYRKLDYIEAGTIPGFAKSSSGEFDATVYFYKQVA, encoded by the coding sequence ATGAAAATTAAAGCAGTACACTCTATTAAAGGGGTGTCTAAATCACTCAATAGTTTACTGATTGATAGCGTTGCCAGTGGCGCATCAATCGGCTTTATTGCCCCGCTATCATTACAGTCAGCACATGACTACTGGCAAGGGGTTGATGGGGATTTAGCAACGCCTTACCGTAGGCTTTATCTTGCCCTTGATGGTGATACAGTGATTGGCTCAGTGCAGCTTTCTTTGTGCGCTAAAGCCAATGGCGCTCACCGTGGCGAGGTTGAAAAGCTCATGGTACACAGCGAATATCAAGGCAAAGGAATAGCAAAACAGTTGATGAATAGCCTAGAAACCGACGCCCATACATTAGGGATTCAATTATTGGTACTTGATACCCGCCAAGGCGACACTGCTTCATATTTGTATCGCAAACTCGATTATATTGAAGCTGGTACTATTCCTGGTTTTGCGAAAAGTTCATCCGGTGAATTTGACGCAACGGTGTATTTTTATAAGCAGGTCGCCTAG